A window of the Pangasianodon hypophthalmus isolate fPanHyp1 chromosome 12, fPanHyp1.pri, whole genome shotgun sequence genome harbors these coding sequences:
- the bsk146 gene encoding serine/threonine-protein kinase SBK1, with amino-acid sequence MSSSPVVSRVSVDILEELQLFAAQNLEKLEVNKYYEVIRELGKGTYGKVDLVIHKIRGTKMALKFLKKKTTKLKSFLREYSISLYLSPCPFIINMFGIAFETEDYYVFAQEYALAGDLFDIIPPQVGLPEPVAKRCVHQVALALDYLHCKKLVHRDIKPENVLLFDRECRRVKLSDFGMARCAGSVVKRVSGTIPYTAPELSDASQRDGICVDYSTDVWALGVLLFCMLTGNFPWEKAVPSDTFYDEFARWQRRPTGTVPSQWRRFSDEVLIMFRKLLALERERRCSVKEVFAHFGQRWMLDVEAGRGGGGGHHQVAHSSSSEEEELLVDRMKQQTLSPGKNGPVEAGMAAHHFSSVSTNSSVSSTTSYERMPRDNATSSRILVTTPIEICV; translated from the exons ATGAGCTCCTCTCCTGTCGTGTCTCGAGTGTCTGTCGACATCCTGGAGGAGCTGCAGCTCTTCGCCGCTCAGAACCTGGAGAAGCTCGAGGTTAACAAGTACTATGAGGTTATCCGAGAGCTGGGTAAAGGCACCTATGGCAAGGTGGACCTGGTCATTCATAAGATCAGAG GTACCAAGATGGCACTAAAATTCCTCAAGAAGAAAACCACTAAGCTAAAGAGTTTTTTGAGAGAGTACAGCATCTCACTGTACCTCTCCCCATGTCCCTTTATAATCAACATGTTCGGTATTGCTTTTGAAACAGAGGATTACTACGTGTTTGCACAGGAGTATGCCTTAGCAGGGGATCTCTTTGACATCATTCCTCCACAG GTGGGACTTCCGGAGCCTGTGGCCAAGCGTTGCGTCCACCAGGTGGCCCTTGCCTTGGACTACCTGCACTGTAAGAAGTTGGTGCACCGCGACATCAAGCCAGAGAACGTGCTGCTCTTTGACAGGGAGTGCCGCAGGGTGAAGCTCTCTGATTTCGGCATGGCGCGGTGCGCCGGCTCTGTGGTGAAGCGTGTCAGTGGCACCATTCCGTACACAGCTCCCGAGCTGAGCGATGCCTCCCAGCGTGATGGCATCTGTGTAGACTACAGCACAGATGTGTGGGCCCTGGGTGTGCTTCTTTTCTGCATGCTTACTGGCAACTTCCCCTGGGAGAAGGCCGTGCCCTCGGATACGTTCTATGACGAGTTTGCCCGCTGGCAGCGGAGGCCGACAGGCACGGTCCCCTCGCAGTGGCGCCGCTTCAGTGATGAGGTGCTAATCATGTTCCGCAAACTACTGGCCCTGGAGAGGGAACGCCGCTGCTCTGTCAAGGAGGTGTTCGCCCATTTTGGCCAACGCTGGATGCTGGATGTAGAAGCAGGCAGAGGCGGGGGAGGAGGACACCACCAGGTGGCGCACAGCTCTTCttcagaggaggaggagctgctGGTGGACCGGATGAAACAGCAGACCCTCTCACCAGGCAAGAATGGTCCAGTGGAAGCAGGAATGGCCGCTCATCACTTCAGCTCAGTGTCCACCAACAGCTCGGTGTCATCCACTACCAGCTATGAGCGTATGCCCAGAGACAACGCCACCAGCAGCCGCATCCTTGTCACTACACCGATCGAGATCTGTGTGTAG